From a single Carassius carassius chromosome 8, fCarCar2.1, whole genome shotgun sequence genomic region:
- the LOC132145649 gene encoding major histocompatibility complex class I-related gene protein-like isoform X2, translating into MFLLLYLLSYLTVVSAGFHSLFALATYIVGDTQFPEFSVVLMLDDVQILYYDSATWKAVFRSHRDSKYYDEEQRDAAVHVHQRLAGCELLNSDKPGLLQTWDAFDGQNVEEFTFDIEKHDIKMKKPWMIMWSQFEHLKVKLMYENVYHPVCIKTLRRYLEMEKNNVMRKVKPRVRLVKKMLTDSHGLKISCLATGFYPRHINLTLFRDGQFVDDNQITGGEILPNGDGTYQMRKSLVISEEELHEGHEYNCTMKHLNLDNKLDIIFDVAESDPGSFSQSVVFGVLVFICLAALIITALIIWRKRHSAGQGSVSQGEYSPTPSSVQDEYLNIRPLE; encoded by the exons GTTTTCACTCACTGTTTGCTTTGGCAACATATATAGTTGGGGACACACAGTTTCCTGAGTTCAGTGTTGTGCTGATGTTGGATGATGTGCAAATCCTATATTATGACTCTGCCACATGGAAAGCTGTCTTTCGTTCTCACAGAGATTCAAAATACTATGATGAAGAGCAAAGGGATGCTG CTGTACATGTTCATCAAAGACTTGCTGGATGTGAATTGCTGAACAGTGATAAACCAGGTCTGCTGCAGACATGGGATGCCTTCGATGGACAAAATGTGGAGGAGTTCACCTTTGACATTGAAAAACATGATATAAAGATGAAAAAGCCATGGATGATAATGTGGAGCCAATTCGAACATCTTAAAGTAAagttaatgtatgaaaatgtttATCATCCTGTTTGCATTAAAACCTTGCGGAGGTACCTGGAAATGGAAAAGAACAATGTGATGAGAAAAG TGAAGCCAAGAGTCAGACTCGTAAAGAAGATGCTCACAGACTCTCATGGGCTTAAGATCAGCTGTCTGGCCACTGGTTTTTACCCCCGTCACATTAACCTGACCTTGTTcagagatggtcagtttgtggaTGATAATCAGATCACAGGAGGAGAGATTCTGCCCAATGGAGACGGAACATACCAGATGAGGAAGAGTTTGGTGATCAGTGAAGAAGAGCTACATGAGGGACATGAATACAACTGCACAATGAAGCACCTCAATCTGGACAACAAACTGGATATTATTTTTG atgtggctgaatctgacccaggATCTTTCAGTCAGTCTGTAGTTTTCGGTGTGCTAGTGTTCATTTGTTTGGCTGCTCTCATCATAACTGCACTCATCATATGGAGGAAGAGACATTCTGCTG GACAAGGATCTGTGTCACAGGGTGAATACTCCCCTACTCCAT CTTCTGTACAAGATGAATATCTGAATATCAGACCTCTGGAGTAA
- the LOC132145649 gene encoding major histocompatibility complex class I-related gene protein-like isoform X3, translating to MLDDVQILYYDSATWKAVFRSHRDSKYYDEEQRDAGAVFNDMYNSMKDRAFFHNNHLNHTDGANAVHVHQRLAGCELLNSDKPGLLQTWDAFDGQNVEEFTFDIEKHDIKMKKPWMIMWSQFEHLKVKLMYENVYHPVCIKTLRRYLEMEKNNVMRKVKPRVRLVKKMLTDSHGLKISCLATGFYPRHINLTLFRDGQFVDDNQITGGEILPNGDGTYQMRKSLVISEEELHEGHEYNCTMKHLNLDNKLDIIFDVAESDPGSFSQSVVFGVLVFICLAALIITALIIWRKRHSAGQGSVSQGEYSPTPSSVQDEYLNIRPLE from the exons ATGTTGGATGATGTGCAAATCCTATATTATGACTCTGCCACATGGAAAGCTGTCTTTCGTTCTCACAGAGATTCAAAATACTATGATGAAGAGCAAAGGGATGCTGGTGCTGTATTTAATGATATGTATAACAGCATGAAAGATCGAGCATTTTTTCATAATAATCACTTAAATCACACAGATGGTGCAAATG CTGTACATGTTCATCAAAGACTTGCTGGATGTGAATTGCTGAACAGTGATAAACCAGGTCTGCTGCAGACATGGGATGCCTTCGATGGACAAAATGTGGAGGAGTTCACCTTTGACATTGAAAAACATGATATAAAGATGAAAAAGCCATGGATGATAATGTGGAGCCAATTCGAACATCTTAAAGTAAagttaatgtatgaaaatgtttATCATCCTGTTTGCATTAAAACCTTGCGGAGGTACCTGGAAATGGAAAAGAACAATGTGATGAGAAAAG TGAAGCCAAGAGTCAGACTCGTAAAGAAGATGCTCACAGACTCTCATGGGCTTAAGATCAGCTGTCTGGCCACTGGTTTTTACCCCCGTCACATTAACCTGACCTTGTTcagagatggtcagtttgtggaTGATAATCAGATCACAGGAGGAGAGATTCTGCCCAATGGAGACGGAACATACCAGATGAGGAAGAGTTTGGTGATCAGTGAAGAAGAGCTACATGAGGGACATGAATACAACTGCACAATGAAGCACCTCAATCTGGACAACAAACTGGATATTATTTTTG atgtggctgaatctgacccaggATCTTTCAGTCAGTCTGTAGTTTTCGGTGTGCTAGTGTTCATTTGTTTGGCTGCTCTCATCATAACTGCACTCATCATATGGAGGAAGAGACATTCTGCTG GACAAGGATCTGTGTCACAGGGTGAATACTCCCCTACTCCAT CTTCTGTACAAGATGAATATCTGAATATCAGACCTCTGGAGTAA
- the LOC132145649 gene encoding major histocompatibility complex class I-related gene protein-like isoform X5, with product MFLLLYLLSYLTVVSAAVHVHQRLAGCELLNSDKPGLLQTWDAFDGQNVEEFTFDIEKHDIKMKKPWMIMWSQFEHLKVKLMYENVYHPVCIKTLRRYLEMEKNNVMRKVKPRVRLVKKMLTDSHGLKISCLATGFYPRHINLTLFRDGQFVDDNQITGGEILPNGDGTYQMRKSLVISEEELHEGHEYNCTMKHLNLDNKLDIIFDVAESDPGSFSQSVVFGVLVFICLAALIITALIIWRKRHSAGQGSVSQGEYSPTPSSVQDEYLNIRPLE from the exons CTGTACATGTTCATCAAAGACTTGCTGGATGTGAATTGCTGAACAGTGATAAACCAGGTCTGCTGCAGACATGGGATGCCTTCGATGGACAAAATGTGGAGGAGTTCACCTTTGACATTGAAAAACATGATATAAAGATGAAAAAGCCATGGATGATAATGTGGAGCCAATTCGAACATCTTAAAGTAAagttaatgtatgaaaatgtttATCATCCTGTTTGCATTAAAACCTTGCGGAGGTACCTGGAAATGGAAAAGAACAATGTGATGAGAAAAG TGAAGCCAAGAGTCAGACTCGTAAAGAAGATGCTCACAGACTCTCATGGGCTTAAGATCAGCTGTCTGGCCACTGGTTTTTACCCCCGTCACATTAACCTGACCTTGTTcagagatggtcagtttgtggaTGATAATCAGATCACAGGAGGAGAGATTCTGCCCAATGGAGACGGAACATACCAGATGAGGAAGAGTTTGGTGATCAGTGAAGAAGAGCTACATGAGGGACATGAATACAACTGCACAATGAAGCACCTCAATCTGGACAACAAACTGGATATTATTTTTG atgtggctgaatctgacccaggATCTTTCAGTCAGTCTGTAGTTTTCGGTGTGCTAGTGTTCATTTGTTTGGCTGCTCTCATCATAACTGCACTCATCATATGGAGGAAGAGACATTCTGCTG GACAAGGATCTGTGTCACAGGGTGAATACTCCCCTACTCCAT CTTCTGTACAAGATGAATATCTGAATATCAGACCTCTGGAGTAA
- the LOC132145649 gene encoding major histocompatibility complex class I-related gene protein-like isoform X4, translating to MYNSMKDRAFFHNNHLNHTDGANAVHVHQRLAGCELLNSDKPGLLQTWDAFDGQNVEEFTFDIEKHDIKMKKPWMIMWSQFEHLKVKLMYENVYHPVCIKTLRRYLEMEKNNVMRKVKPRVRLVKKMLTDSHGLKISCLATGFYPRHINLTLFRDGQFVDDNQITGGEILPNGDGTYQMRKSLVISEEELHEGHEYNCTMKHLNLDNKLDIIFDVAESDPGSFSQSVVFGVLVFICLAALIITALIIWRKRHSAGQGSVSQGEYSPTPSSVQDEYLNIRPLE from the exons ATGTATAACAGCATGAAAGATCGAGCATTTTTTCATAATAATCACTTAAATCACACAGATGGTGCAAATG CTGTACATGTTCATCAAAGACTTGCTGGATGTGAATTGCTGAACAGTGATAAACCAGGTCTGCTGCAGACATGGGATGCCTTCGATGGACAAAATGTGGAGGAGTTCACCTTTGACATTGAAAAACATGATATAAAGATGAAAAAGCCATGGATGATAATGTGGAGCCAATTCGAACATCTTAAAGTAAagttaatgtatgaaaatgtttATCATCCTGTTTGCATTAAAACCTTGCGGAGGTACCTGGAAATGGAAAAGAACAATGTGATGAGAAAAG TGAAGCCAAGAGTCAGACTCGTAAAGAAGATGCTCACAGACTCTCATGGGCTTAAGATCAGCTGTCTGGCCACTGGTTTTTACCCCCGTCACATTAACCTGACCTTGTTcagagatggtcagtttgtggaTGATAATCAGATCACAGGAGGAGAGATTCTGCCCAATGGAGACGGAACATACCAGATGAGGAAGAGTTTGGTGATCAGTGAAGAAGAGCTACATGAGGGACATGAATACAACTGCACAATGAAGCACCTCAATCTGGACAACAAACTGGATATTATTTTTG atgtggctgaatctgacccaggATCTTTCAGTCAGTCTGTAGTTTTCGGTGTGCTAGTGTTCATTTGTTTGGCTGCTCTCATCATAACTGCACTCATCATATGGAGGAAGAGACATTCTGCTG GACAAGGATCTGTGTCACAGGGTGAATACTCCCCTACTCCAT CTTCTGTACAAGATGAATATCTGAATATCAGACCTCTGGAGTAA
- the LOC132145649 gene encoding major histocompatibility complex class I-related gene protein-like isoform X1: MFLLLYLLSYLTVVSAGFHSLFALATYIVGDTQFPEFSVVLMLDDVQILYYDSATWKAVFRSHRDSKYYDEEQRDAGAVFNDMYNSMKDRAFFHNNHLNHTDGANAVHVHQRLAGCELLNSDKPGLLQTWDAFDGQNVEEFTFDIEKHDIKMKKPWMIMWSQFEHLKVKLMYENVYHPVCIKTLRRYLEMEKNNVMRKVKPRVRLVKKMLTDSHGLKISCLATGFYPRHINLTLFRDGQFVDDNQITGGEILPNGDGTYQMRKSLVISEEELHEGHEYNCTMKHLNLDNKLDIIFDVAESDPGSFSQSVVFGVLVFICLAALIITALIIWRKRHSAGQGSVSQGEYSPTPSSVQDEYLNIRPLE, encoded by the exons GTTTTCACTCACTGTTTGCTTTGGCAACATATATAGTTGGGGACACACAGTTTCCTGAGTTCAGTGTTGTGCTGATGTTGGATGATGTGCAAATCCTATATTATGACTCTGCCACATGGAAAGCTGTCTTTCGTTCTCACAGAGATTCAAAATACTATGATGAAGAGCAAAGGGATGCTGGTGCTGTATTTAATGATATGTATAACAGCATGAAAGATCGAGCATTTTTTCATAATAATCACTTAAATCACACAGATGGTGCAAATG CTGTACATGTTCATCAAAGACTTGCTGGATGTGAATTGCTGAACAGTGATAAACCAGGTCTGCTGCAGACATGGGATGCCTTCGATGGACAAAATGTGGAGGAGTTCACCTTTGACATTGAAAAACATGATATAAAGATGAAAAAGCCATGGATGATAATGTGGAGCCAATTCGAACATCTTAAAGTAAagttaatgtatgaaaatgtttATCATCCTGTTTGCATTAAAACCTTGCGGAGGTACCTGGAAATGGAAAAGAACAATGTGATGAGAAAAG TGAAGCCAAGAGTCAGACTCGTAAAGAAGATGCTCACAGACTCTCATGGGCTTAAGATCAGCTGTCTGGCCACTGGTTTTTACCCCCGTCACATTAACCTGACCTTGTTcagagatggtcagtttgtggaTGATAATCAGATCACAGGAGGAGAGATTCTGCCCAATGGAGACGGAACATACCAGATGAGGAAGAGTTTGGTGATCAGTGAAGAAGAGCTACATGAGGGACATGAATACAACTGCACAATGAAGCACCTCAATCTGGACAACAAACTGGATATTATTTTTG atgtggctgaatctgacccaggATCTTTCAGTCAGTCTGTAGTTTTCGGTGTGCTAGTGTTCATTTGTTTGGCTGCTCTCATCATAACTGCACTCATCATATGGAGGAAGAGACATTCTGCTG GACAAGGATCTGTGTCACAGGGTGAATACTCCCCTACTCCAT CTTCTGTACAAGATGAATATCTGAATATCAGACCTCTGGAGTAA